ACAGAAGCGTTGTTCGAACACTTCGGCACAAGGACATGCACGAGATCGAAGAGGATCACCTCCTCGATTTCATCCGTTCGCAGCTCCATGCCGAGATGTCTCCGAAAACTCCGCGAAACGACCTGGGCACGCTCAGTGAGGACAGATACGCGACGGGTCGCCACCTATCCAGCCTAGATGGCCCTCCCGAGTGGACACATAAGACACCAAAGACACCATTTCTGATAACTCTGAAATATAGAACTCTATAGGGAGAGTTTATGGGATTGGTGTCCTATGTGGCCGAAGTGTCCACGGGTGGGAAAACTGAGGGTGAGCAGTTGGGGATGTGAGTTTGCGGGAAAGCAGGCGAGCGAGGAATGTGGTGCCTGCTTTGCCGGAGCGGACCAATATTGAAAACTGACAGCGACTGGAAAGCCTGCGGCGGGCGGCTTGCCGCTATTCGAGCACGCAGCCGGGCGTCAGAATCGAAAGCTGAGGCCGCCGCCGAGCAGGCCGAACCGAACTTCGTCGAGGTCGCCGCCGACGGAGACGTAACTCGCTTCGAGGCCCAGGACAAGGCTGGGCGTCAGGTAGTAGTCGATGCCGACGCCGGGGCGGAAGAGAATGTTGGTGTCTTTGTCCGAAAATCTCTCGCCCGTCTCGAGAGCCACGAATTTGAGCTGTGAAACGAAGGCTCCCAGGCCGATCGAGACATAGGGCTGGAATCGCTTTGTCAGCAGGAAGATTTTGGCGTTTGCAGTCAACTCCCAGGCTTCGAGCGAGCCCGTGAAGCCGGAACCGGAAAAATCGAAGTCTTTGAGACGGTCTGCGCGAAGTTCTGCGGCGAATCTGGGAACGAAACGGTAACCGAGCCATCCCGAGAACCCCTTGGACGAGTCGACCCGGACGTCCGTGTTGAACGCTTCGGGAGCCCAGAACACCGCAACCCCGATGTAGGCTCCGCTGCGATCCCAGGCGAAGCGCTGCTGGAGTTCATCGACAGCAGCCAGCGCCTCGTCTGCCCTCCGGTTGGCACGCTCGGCTTCACGCCGCACTTTCTCGATGGCCGCACGGTCGGCGTCAGATAAAGCGCCCGCCTGGCGCTCGGCAGCTTCAACTGCGGCCGCCGTCTGCGCGGCTGCCTCTTGCGCGATCTCCAACCGCTCCGCTGCCTCGGCGGCCTGCTGTCGTGCCTCGTTTGCG
The window above is part of the Myxococcales bacterium genome. Proteins encoded here:
- a CDS encoding porin family protein — protein: MRIPTNLFSVLVDNFRCLHAVRDGAGSGATRIFVALAIVFALVTAPTRQVAGQTTVQLKANAAEAARAANEARQQAAEAAERLEIAQEAAAQTAAAVEAAERQAGALSDADRAAIEKVRREAERANRRADEALAAVDELQQRFAWDRSGAYIGVAVFWAPEAFNTDVRVDSSKGFSGWLGYRFVPRFAAELRADRLKDFDFSGSGFTGSLEAWELTANAKIFLLTKRFQPYVSIGLGAFVSQLKFVALETGERFSDKDTNILFRPGVGIDYYLTPSLVLGLEASYVSVGGDLDEVRFGLLGGGLSFRF